The Bombus terrestris chromosome 9, iyBomTerr1.2, whole genome shotgun sequence genome contains a region encoding:
- the LOC100646111 gene encoding ankyrin repeat and MYND domain-containing protein 2, with translation MAPSLEGLIAVQKQIFTRISNNEVSELKTLLAANKIKMDFVDENGMSPLQHACYKGNKEIVQMLLDQGADVNACQHEHAYTALHFAALSGNAELCHLLMSYGARLTATNSVGRTPAQMAAFVGNHNCVATINNFIPKADIDYYVKPQGLQTESMLPPHLADSFHKFIMQINVHPVRVAMNLQRYPGLLENAAKVQKVLESMHHKEMTKGAETNEVMAFKYHYLSCIVAEVIKFQKRQEAMKAEKTDKTNEEGEEKKSDTIEGLIRKFLKCSKSDGIPEYQEAFLRESVREFPYRESTIFRQMVATLAASDPPSAASVVSAAIDGQRAFLDNAQVCITCGEDKANKKCSKCKAVQYCDRECQRLHWFMHKKACTRLGQNITPSAKISDADKEQISNAVSSRLQNLSVN, from the exons ATGGCGCCTTCTCTAGAGGGTCTAATTGCTGTACAAAAGCAAATTTTTACAAGAATTAGCAACAATGAAGTATCTGAGCTCAAGACATTGTTGGCGgcaaataaaatcaaaatggATTTTGTGGATGAAAATGGTATGAGTCCACTTCAACATGCCTGTTACAAAGGAAACAAGGAAATAGTACAGATGCTTTTAGATCAG ggAGCAGATGTGAATGCATGTCAACATGAGCATGCATATACAGCATTACATTTTGCTGCTCTTAGTGGAAATGCAGAGCTATGTCATCTCTTAATGTCTTATGGAGCACGTTTGACAGCAACAAACAGCGTGGGACGAACTCCGGCACAGATGGCAGCATTTGTTGGAAATCATAATTGTGTAGCAactatcaataattttattccaaaAGCTGATATAGATTATTATGTCAAACCACAAGGTTTACAAACGGAATCGATGCTTCCTCCACATCTAGCAGACTCTTTCCATAAATTTATAATGCAAATCAATGTGCATCCTGTACGTGTAGCTATGAATTTACAGAGATACCCTGGTCTTTTAGAAAATGCTGCTAAG GTACAAAAGGTTTTGGAATCTATGCACCATAAAGAAATGACAAAAGGTGCAGAAACAAACGAAGTGATGGCatttaaatatcattatctAAGTTGCATTGTAGCTGAAGTAATCAAGTTTCAGAAGAGACAAGAAGCAATGAAGGCGGAGAAGACTGACAAAACaaacgaagaaggagaagagaaaaaatcaGATACTATCGAGGGTCTAATAAGAAAGTTTCTAAAGTGTAGTAAAAGCGATGGTATACCAGAATATCAGGAAGCTTTTCTAAGAGAAAGTGTAAGAGAATTTCCATATAGAGAAAGTACCATTTTTCGCCAAATGGTCGCAACTCTTGCAGCTAGCGATCCACCTTCTGCCGCGTCAGTAGTATCAGCTGCGATTGATGGTCAGAGAGCTTTCTTAGACAATGCTCAAGTCTGCATTACTTGTGGAGAAGATAAAGCTAACAAAAAATGTAGCAAATGTAAAGCAGTGCAATATTGTGACAGAGAATGCCAAAGACTCCATTGGTTTATGCATAAAAAAGCATGTACCAGATTAGGTCAAAATATAACGCCAAGCGCAAAGATAAGCGATGCAGATAAAGAACAAATAAGCAACGCTGTAAGCTCTAGACTACAAAATCTAAGTGTTAACTAA